The genomic window ACCAGCGATTCGATCAGTTCGGAACGTCGGAGCTCAAACTCCCCCTGCAGGCGTCCCGACTCGTCAAAGCGATCCATCTCATCGGACTCGCCGTCACGGGCAACGGAGCGCAACCGTTCGCGAGCGCTCAGACGGGACTCGTGATAGAGAGATCGGATCTGTTCCCTATGCGCGGGGTACAGCAGGAGATCGTGGAGCTCGGACAGGGGATGAGCCGCCGAGATCTGACGCGTCAGAGAAGCAAGCACGGGAATGATGAGCACGGTAACAGCGCCGGCAGTGACAAGAACGCTCGACGTTTCCTCCGTCATGAAACCGCCGGCAACGGCGACTTCACACACGGCGACGACAAGAGGCAGTGCCATCGCTGAGTACAGCGTGACCTCGACGCGCTGCATCATCGTGAACGCGCGGGTCTCAGCGCTGACAAACGTCGAGAGGAACACCGGAAGGCCGCGCACTACAAGGATGATGGCGACGCTGCCCAGAAGAATGACCGGGTTACCAACGACGGCCGGCAAATTGATACCGGCGCCGGACACGACGAAGAAGGCCGGGATGAGGAACCCGAAGCCGAGTGCCTGGATCTTCTGCTCGAGCAAAACGTTACCGTCGGGAATGATATAGCGCAGGGCCCCACCAGCCGCAAAAGCGCCGAGCACGACATCAAGGCCGAAGACGGCGGAGAAAACAACGAGTGCGAACAGCAGCACGAGCACGGCACGCACGAGCGTCTGGGAGTTCGTATTCGTCTCACGAACCCGCTCAACAACGCCGTACATACGGCTACCAACATTCCGAGCCCGTGCGGGGATGACGGCCATCGAGACAGCCACAACAAAGAAGGCGACGACGATGAGCGCAGACTCCCAGCGAGCGCGCGTCGTGAGCAGAATGGCGATGGCGAGAATGGGGAAGAGCTCTCCGGCAACACCGTGGGCGACAATCGCACGTCCCACCGGCGTACCCGTGATGCTGCGCTCCCTCAGAATTGGCGCCAGCGTGCCGTATGCCGTCGTCGTGAGCACGATCGTGAGTGCAAGGTCGTGCAGGCTCGTCGGTTGCCCCTCGACAAGCAGGGCAATGAGGACAAAGCCCAATGCAAAGCAGCCAACCCACGCGATGGCCGCCGTTTTTCCAAGTCCTCCCAGCAGATCGTTCTGGTTGACCTCGTATCCTGCGATGAGGAATAGGAAGGCCGAACCAAGCTGGCCAACCGTCCGAACACCTTCCGTGATCTGCAAAACGCCCAGCATGTTTGGACCGAGCACGGCACCGAGAATGATGAGGAACACAACCTCTGGGACAGGCTTCCCAGGGATGAGGCCGGCAACCAGCGGGCCAGCAAGGGCGACGATCGAGATAATGAGCAGCGAGATGAGCGTGGTAGTCATAGAGAAGGCCAGCCTTCGGAGACGCGAGTCATTCGGACGCGTCGGGAAGCCCCGCCGCGACAGTCTCGCATTCTAATTCTTATCCGAGCGCTTCTCTAGACGCTCCCCTATACAAAGGTGCCGGCCTCGCTTTGGAAGCCGGCACCTCAGAACGCCGCTTAGAACGTCAGCCCCTCAAGCCTCTTGAACAGCACGTCGATGCGCGTCAAGAAGTCCCACGGATCAAAGATCTCGTCGAGCTTCTCCTTGGCGATCGTGCAGCGGGGGTCGGCCTCGAGCTTCTCCTGGAACGTCGTGCCCGGCTCGCAGTCCTGCACCTCATGCCACGTCGCCATGGCGTTCTCTTGCACGATCTTGTATGCCTCCTCACGCGTGATGCCCGTGTCGACGAGGGCGAGCAGCACCTTGGACGAGAAGATGAGGCCGCGCGTCTTGTTGAGGTTGGCCATCATGCGCGCCGGATAGAGCTGCAGGCCGTCGATGACGCGGATGAGGCACTGGAACATGTGGTCGAGCGCGATAAAGCTATCGGCCTGCGCAACACGCTCGGCGCTGGAGTGCGAGATGTCGCGCTCGTGCCACAGCGCCACGTTATCGAAGGCGACCTGGGCGTTGGCCTTCACGACGCGCGACAGGCCGCAAACCTTCTCCATCGTGATGGGGTTGCGCTTGTGGGGCATGGCGGAGCTGCCCTTCTGGCCCTTCTTGAACGGCTCTTCGGCCTCAAGCGTATCCGTCTTTTGCAGGTTGCGCACCTCCGTGGCAATGCGCTCGCACGTGGCAGCCGTCGTGGCGAGGACACCGGCGAGGTAGGCGTGGTGGTCACGGGAGATGACCTGCGTCGACAGCGGGTCGTGCTCAAGGCCGAGGTGCTTGCAGACGTACTCCTCGACGAACGGATCGATGGAGCTATAGGAGCCCACGGCACCGGAGATGGCACCAACGGCAACGTTCTTGCGCGCGTCAAGCAGGCGGTCGAGATCGCGGCGCAGCTCCCAAGCCCAGCTGCCGAACTTCATGCCAAACGTCATCGGCTCGGCGTGGATACCATGCGTGCGGCCAGCGCACAGCGTGTCCTTCTCCTCAAAGGCGCGACGCTTGCAAATCTCGCCGAGCTTTCGCACGTCCTCGATGATGATGTCGCAGGCCTGTGTGAGTTGATAGCACAGCGACGTGTCGCCGAGGTCGGAGCTCGTCATGCCGTAGTGGACCCACCGGCTCGGCTTAGGCTGGCCTTCGGGCACCTCGGCATCGATGTAGGAGCCCATGTTCGTGAGGAAGGCAATGACGTCATGGTTCGTCGTCGCCTCAATCTCGTCGACCTCTTCCTTGACGAACTTCGCATGGTCACGAATCCACGCAGCCTCATCGCGCGTGATACCAATGTTCCCAAGCTCGGCCTGGGCCTCGCAGGCCAGAACCTCGATCTCCTGCCACACGGCATACTTATTCTCAAGCGAGAAGATGTGGCCCATCTCCGGACGGGTGTAGCGGTCGATCATGACGGCGGCCTCCTTGGGCTCCTCGTGGCGGGGTCGGATGTGCAGACATGCCTTGCGCGCGACGGCACGTCCTTTTGACTTCTCTTGTTCAGTATAAACTTGGCAGCGTTCTGACACCCCTTCCCAAGGAGTCCCCATGACACTTGCTGACGCATCCGGGCGCTACCCTGCCAAAACAGTTGACGAGCCCGTTCCCGCGCTCATGAACCCCGTGCTCGAAGCCATCGAGCGCCGCACGTCGACGCGCGCCTTCACTGACGAGCCCGTCAGCGACGAGCAGCGTCAGGCCATCCTCCACGCCGCAAGCCGCGCACCCTCTGCCGGAGCGATGATGTTCTACTCCATGATCGTCATCGACGACCCGGACACGCGCGCCGAGCTCTGCCGCATCTGCGGCGACCAGCCGTTCATGCTCAAAGCGCCGCTGTGGGTGCTGTTCGCCTGCGACGTGCGCAAGTGGCAGGACCTCTACGAGCGCGTCGGCTGCTACGACGACCCGTCGCTCGCATCGTTCCCCGAGTTCGCAGGCTATCGCCAACCCGGCATGGGCGACTTCATGCTCGGCTGCCAAGACGCCATGTGCGCCGCCCAGACGGCCGTCATTGCGGCGGAGTCGCTCGGCATCGGCAGCTGCTACATCGGCGACGTCATTGAGCAGGGTGAGCGCGTGGCCGAGCTACTCGACATGCCACCGGCGACCGTGCCGCTGTCACTGCTCGTGTTCGGCCACAAGCGCCTCGCCAAGGCCGGCGCGAAGTCCGTTTCGTGCACCGTTGACGACGTTCCCGCCGAAGGGGAGAGTCGAGAGGCTACGGGCACTGCTGTGCCCACCTACCCCCAGACGCCGCACCCCGTGACGAGCCTCGTCATGCAGGATCGCTACGTGCTGCCCGACAACGAGACGTCCGACGCCGTCATCGCCGAGCTCGACGCCAAGTTCACGCCGCATGCCATCGCGGCCGG from Coriobacteriia bacterium includes these protein-coding regions:
- a CDS encoding cation:proton antiporter; its protein translation is MTTTLISLLIISIVALAGPLVAGLIPGKPVPEVVFLIILGAVLGPNMLGVLQITEGVRTVGQLGSAFLFLIAGYEVNQNDLLGGLGKTAAIAWVGCFALGFVLIALLVEGQPTSLHDLALTIVLTTTAYGTLAPILRERSITGTPVGRAIVAHGVAGELFPILAIAILLTTRARWESALIVVAFFVVAVSMAVIPARARNVGSRMYGVVERVRETNTNSQTLVRAVLVLLFALVVFSAVFGLDVVLGAFAAGGALRYIIPDGNVLLEQKIQALGFGFLIPAFFVVSGAGINLPAVVGNPVILLGSVAIILVVRGLPVFLSTFVSAETRAFTMMQRVEVTLYSAMALPLVVAVCEVAVAGGFMTEETSSVLVTAGAVTVLIIPVLASLTRQISAAHPLSELHDLLLYPAHREQIRSLYHESRLSARERLRSVARDGESDEMDRFDESGRLQGEFELRRSELIESLVRSKK
- a CDS encoding adenylosuccinate lyase, whose protein sequence is MIDRYTRPEMGHIFSLENKYAVWQEIEVLACEAQAELGNIGITRDEAAWIRDHAKFVKEEVDEIEATTNHDVIAFLTNMGSYIDAEVPEGQPKPSRWVHYGMTSSDLGDTSLCYQLTQACDIIIEDVRKLGEICKRRAFEEKDTLCAGRTHGIHAEPMTFGMKFGSWAWELRRDLDRLLDARKNVAVGAISGAVGSYSSIDPFVEEYVCKHLGLEHDPLSTQVISRDHHAYLAGVLATTAATCERIATEVRNLQKTDTLEAEEPFKKGQKGSSAMPHKRNPITMEKVCGLSRVVKANAQVAFDNVALWHERDISHSSAERVAQADSFIALDHMFQCLIRVIDGLQLYPARMMANLNKTRGLIFSSKVLLALVDTGITREEAYKIVQENAMATWHEVQDCEPGTTFQEKLEADPRCTIAKEKLDEIFDPWDFLTRIDVLFKRLEGLTF
- a CDS encoding nitroreductase family protein: MNPVLEAIERRTSTRAFTDEPVSDEQRQAILHAASRAPSAGAMMFYSMIVIDDPDTRAELCRICGDQPFMLKAPLWVLFACDVRKWQDLYERVGCYDDPSLASFPEFAGYRQPGMGDFMLGCQDAMCAAQTAVIAAESLGIGSCYIGDVIEQGERVAELLDMPPATVPLSLLVFGHKRLAKAGAKSVSCTVDDVPAEGESREATGTAVPTYPQTPHPVTSLVMQDRYVLPDNETSDAVIAELDAKFTPHAIAAGAPAGERVRKLYHRKHTSDFMAEMNRSGAWWVRRWHADGQAESTE